In one Sporomusa sphaeroides DSM 2875 genomic region, the following are encoded:
- a CDS encoding histidinol phosphate phosphatase, giving the protein MLFDTHIHTRYSVDSNMAVEAAVSQAAQLGLGIIITEHTDLAFPEPDTVTFDVGRYFQEYDPYHSDKVLLGIEIGMGLECVEENRRIIVNHPFDYVIGSIHSVDNMDIYLEAYYHSRTKRDTYEQYFTWMLKCLKTHDFIDSLGHIDYIARYARYQDPEIYYHEFGDWIDEILKTLAQNGKALEINTRRLTSPAAIDIVRPIYQRFYELGGQFVTIGSDAHKQQDIGARLEAGYALAEACKLKVVYFKQRKPETGR; this is encoded by the coding sequence TTGCTATTTGATACTCACATTCACACTCGTTATTCTGTCGACTCTAATATGGCTGTCGAGGCGGCTGTCAGCCAGGCTGCCCAATTAGGGTTGGGGATTATTATCACAGAGCATACGGATTTGGCTTTTCCTGAGCCTGATACCGTTACTTTTGATGTTGGCCGGTATTTTCAGGAGTATGATCCATATCACAGTGACAAGGTGCTTCTGGGAATTGAAATAGGCATGGGGCTGGAATGTGTGGAGGAAAACCGGCGCATTATTGTTAATCATCCTTTTGACTATGTTATTGGCTCCATTCATTCGGTTGACAATATGGACATCTATCTGGAAGCGTATTACCATTCACGCACAAAACGTGATACCTATGAGCAGTATTTTACCTGGATGCTAAAATGTCTCAAAACTCATGATTTTATTGACAGTCTGGGGCATATTGATTACATAGCCCGTTATGCGCGCTATCAAGACCCGGAGATATATTATCACGAATTTGGCGACTGGATTGATGAAATACTAAAAACCCTGGCACAAAACGGCAAAGCGCTGGAAATTAATACCCGCCGGCTGACAAGCCCGGCAGCGATAGATATCGTACGGCCGATTTACCAGCGGTTCTACGAACTGGGCGGACAGTTTGTCACCATTGGTTCGGATGCTCACAAACAGCAGGATATCGGTGCCAGGCTGGAGGCCGGCTATGCCTTGGCAGAGGCGTGCAAGCTCAAGGTAGTTTATTTTAAACAACGCAAACCGGAAACGGGGAGGTAA
- a CDS encoding VOC family protein: protein MKIKRFDTTISTDKLIESRDFYMKHFGFQLVYESDWYIELLAPGMAAGISFTKPQRDAGDFFHGTGIIVSLEVEDVDDEYRRLKESGVEIFQELQDKPWGERSFVVNDPTGVHVYIYKSIPPTPEYQVVYESFKKA from the coding sequence ATGAAAATAAAGCGGTTTGATACCACGATTAGTACAGATAAACTGATTGAATCCAGGGATTTTTATATGAAGCATTTTGGCTTTCAACTGGTGTATGAGAGTGACTGGTATATTGAACTGCTTGCCCCCGGCATGGCGGCAGGCATTAGCTTTACGAAACCGCAACGGGATGCCGGCGATTTTTTTCATGGAACCGGTATTATTGTTTCGCTGGAAGTCGAGGATGTTGATGATGAGTACCGGCGGCTGAAAGAGTCCGGTGTTGAAATTTTCCAGGAGCTGCAGGATAAGCCCTGGGGTGAACGCAGCTTTGTCGTCAATGACCCGACTGGTGTTCATGTTTATATTTACAAATCCATTCCACCGACACCTGAGTATCAAGTGGTATATGAATCTTTTAAAAAAGCGTAA
- a CDS encoding insulinase family protein, which translates to MSFKTGQNYHGFKLVDARRVAEINSDAKLFVHEQSGARLLYLGNDDDNKVFSVSFRTPPADSTGVPHIVEHSVLCGSRKFPIKEPFVELVKGSLNTFLNAMTFPDKTMYPVASRNEKDFRNLMDVYLDAVFYPLMLETPEILMQEGWHYELPDKAAELTYKGVVYNEMKGVFSSPDAILEHQIYAALFPDTTYGVESGGDPEYIPDLTQEQFIAFHQKYYHPANSYIFLYGDLDLDDNLKFLNEAYLKDFEAKKIDSAIPLQKPFAKTVVKVADYPVSPEESKKDKTFITLNIAAGKATEPEGYLGLMMLEHILLETPAAPLRKALLDAGLGKEVFGSYSKSILQPTMTFGVSGANPEQVTAFQETVQSTLAKLANEGLDPKLVESSVNIFEFHLREANYGNRPKGLVYNMKCLDSWLYDQDPLIHLAYEASLDKIKREAKNGYFEQLIKRCLLDNSHQALVALQPNGEIGARQAAELKEKLAAYKEGLSEAEIKQLIHQTKVLKERQETPDAPEKLELIPLLELKDINKQVEELVTEKRTEQDVTVLLHPMFTNKIAYVNLYFSTGAVAEAELPYLFLLADILGKVDTGKYPYADLVKEVNIHTGGFNYDVLAYPGVADYESYAPMFRVKAKALVGKLPEMFGLIGDITGDSLFTDAGRLKELIREIKAVWDTAIFRRGQQVVASRLLSYVSPVAKFNENGQLTYYKFIAALEEDLDSNIQEIGRTLAAVAETVFNRDNLLAGITCESEDYKKFAQSFPVLTGKLGTKPYKPAKHYFDIQARNEGLMTSGKVQYVAKGANFRRLGYNYHGSMKVLETILRYDYLWNRIRVQGGAYGAFAQFDRSGNVVFGSYRDPNLEETIKVYDETARYLNNFTAENISKREMTKYIIGTISSMDTPLTPQMKGERADTAYIRNISQADLQQERDEILATKQQDIKELAALVDDVMKANYLCVMGGEQKIKASQALFGELVTVID; encoded by the coding sequence ATGTCCTTTAAGACAGGTCAAAACTACCATGGGTTTAAGCTGGTGGATGCCAGGCGTGTGGCTGAGATTAATTCAGATGCCAAGCTGTTTGTTCATGAGCAAAGCGGCGCACGCTTGCTATATTTAGGCAATGACGACGACAATAAAGTATTTTCGGTCAGCTTCCGCACCCCGCCGGCGGATTCAACCGGTGTGCCGCATATTGTCGAGCATTCGGTACTCTGCGGTTCGCGCAAATTTCCGATAAAAGAGCCGTTTGTTGAACTGGTAAAAGGCTCGCTCAATACCTTCCTAAATGCCATGACTTTTCCCGATAAGACGATGTATCCGGTTGCCAGCCGCAATGAGAAGGATTTTCGCAATCTGATGGATGTGTATCTGGATGCCGTGTTTTATCCCCTGATGCTGGAAACTCCGGAAATTCTCATGCAGGAAGGCTGGCATTACGAATTGCCGGATAAAGCGGCTGAGCTCACCTATAAGGGTGTTGTGTACAATGAAATGAAAGGCGTATTTTCTTCGCCTGACGCTATTTTAGAGCATCAGATTTATGCCGCCCTGTTCCCTGACACTACCTATGGCGTGGAATCAGGCGGCGATCCGGAATACATACCCGACCTGACGCAGGAACAGTTCATTGCTTTTCACCAGAAATACTACCATCCCGCCAATAGCTATATTTTCCTCTATGGCGACCTTGACCTGGATGACAATTTGAAGTTTTTGAATGAGGCGTATCTCAAAGACTTTGAAGCTAAGAAAATTGACTCGGCGATACCGCTGCAAAAGCCGTTTGCCAAAACGGTGGTCAAAGTGGCCGACTATCCGGTATCACCGGAAGAATCGAAAAAAGATAAGACCTTCATCACCCTGAATATTGCCGCAGGCAAAGCCACCGAGCCGGAAGGCTATCTGGGTCTGATGATGTTGGAACACATTCTGCTGGAGACACCGGCGGCACCGCTCAGAAAAGCGCTGCTGGACGCCGGCCTGGGCAAAGAAGTGTTCGGCAGTTACAGTAAGAGCATTTTGCAGCCTACGATGACGTTTGGCGTAAGCGGCGCCAATCCTGAACAGGTAACCGCATTTCAGGAAACCGTGCAGTCGACGTTGGCAAAGCTGGCTAATGAAGGCTTAGACCCCAAACTGGTGGAATCCTCGGTAAATATCTTTGAATTCCATCTGCGGGAAGCTAATTACGGCAACCGGCCCAAAGGTCTGGTTTACAATATGAAATGTCTGGACAGCTGGCTGTATGATCAGGACCCGCTGATCCATCTGGCATATGAAGCGTCACTGGATAAAATTAAACGGGAAGCTAAAAATGGTTATTTTGAGCAGTTAATCAAACGCTGCCTTTTAGACAATTCTCATCAAGCGCTGGTAGCTTTACAGCCCAATGGCGAGATCGGAGCCCGGCAGGCCGCCGAGCTTAAGGAAAAACTGGCCGCTTATAAAGAAGGCCTGAGTGAGGCCGAAATCAAGCAGCTTATTCACCAGACCAAAGTGCTTAAAGAGCGCCAGGAAACGCCGGATGCGCCGGAAAAGCTGGAGCTTATTCCGCTGCTGGAATTAAAGGATATTAATAAGCAAGTAGAAGAACTGGTAACCGAAAAGCGCACAGAACAAGACGTCACCGTGCTGCTGCATCCTATGTTTACCAACAAGATTGCGTATGTCAATCTATACTTTTCTACCGGGGCGGTAGCTGAAGCCGAACTGCCGTATTTATTCCTGCTGGCCGATATTCTGGGGAAAGTGGATACCGGGAAATACCCCTATGCTGATCTGGTCAAGGAGGTAAATATCCATACCGGCGGTTTCAACTATGATGTGCTTGCTTATCCGGGGGTTGCCGATTATGAGAGCTATGCGCCCATGTTCCGGGTGAAGGCCAAGGCACTTGTCGGCAAGCTGCCGGAAATGTTTGGTCTTATCGGCGACATAACCGGCGACAGCCTGTTTACCGATGCGGGACGGCTGAAAGAACTGATCCGTGAGATCAAGGCTGTCTGGGATACCGCCATCTTCCGGCGTGGTCAGCAGGTGGTAGCCAGCCGGCTGTTATCCTATGTATCGCCGGTCGCTAAGTTTAATGAAAACGGCCAGCTGACCTATTACAAATTTATTGCTGCGCTGGAAGAAGACCTTGACAGCAACATACAAGAGATCGGACGTACACTGGCGGCTGTGGCTGAGACGGTGTTCAACCGCGACAATCTGCTGGCAGGAATCACTTGCGAGAGTGAAGACTATAAGAAATTTGCCCAGAGCTTTCCGGTGCTCACCGGCAAACTGGGAACAAAGCCGTATAAACCGGCCAAACATTATTTCGATATTCAGGCCCGCAACGAAGGCCTCATGACTTCAGGCAAGGTGCAATATGTCGCTAAGGGTGCCAACTTCCGCCGTCTGGGATATAATTATCATGGCAGTATGAAAGTGCTGGAAACTATTTTGCGCTATGATTATCTTTGGAACCGTATCCGGGTGCAGGGCGGTGCTTACGGTGCGTTTGCCCAGTTTGACCGCAGCGGCAATGTGGTATTTGGTTCTTACCGCGATCCTAACCTGGAGGAAACCATCAAAGTATATGATGAGACGGCACGGTATCTCAATAACTTTACTGCCGAAAATATCAGCAAACGGGAAATGACCAAATACATTATCGGTACAATAAGCAGCATGGATACCCCGCTGACACCGCAAATGAAGGGGGAGCGCGCCGATACGGCCTATATCCGCAATATCAGCCAGGCCGATTTACAGCAGGAACGGGATGAAATATTGGCAACAAAGCAGCAGGATATTAAGGAATTGGCTGCTCTTGTGGACGATGTTATGAAGGCAAACTACCTGTGCGTTATGGGCGGTGAACAGAAAATCAAAGCCAGCCAGGCGCTGTTTGGCGAATTGGTTACGGTTATCGATTAA
- the rpmE gene encoding 50S ribosomal protein L31 yields the protein MQEKIHPKFGEAKVVCGCGNTFMTGSVKKELRVDVCSKCHPFYTGQQRQIAAGGRVERFNKRYGSQSQG from the coding sequence ATGCAAGAAAAAATTCATCCCAAATTCGGTGAAGCCAAAGTAGTCTGCGGCTGTGGCAATACATTCATGACCGGTTCGGTTAAAAAAGAACTGCGTGTAGATGTATGCTCAAAATGCCATCCGTTCTATACCGGTCAACAGCGTCAAATAGCTGCAGGCGGCCGTGTAGAAAGATTCAACAAGCGTTACGGCAGCCAAAGCCAAGGCTAA
- a CDS encoding LysE family translocator, which produces MPFSFAELYAYIGIVALLVVIPGPNTVLVMQSVGISGQRAGLFNVFGIVTAVYLNALLSGLGLTLIIMQSAEIYNLIKMLGAAYIAYLGVTSLVNAYKLHRQKESTCTNNSSSQAPDVVMRESGFTFYSKGVLTGVLNPKSALFFLAFFPQFIHPGGNIVIQSLILTILYSLVSVTWYGLLVIFMGKLRHFLVRSETQKWLKAITGTILVGLGIRIALQR; this is translated from the coding sequence TTGCCATTTTCTTTTGCCGAGCTTTATGCGTATATTGGCATTGTGGCCTTACTTGTTGTGATTCCGGGGCCAAATACCGTATTGGTGATGCAATCGGTCGGCATTAGCGGCCAGCGGGCCGGCCTTTTCAATGTATTTGGCATTGTTACGGCAGTTTATCTGAATGCCCTGCTGTCCGGCCTGGGCTTGACGCTGATTATCATGCAGTCGGCCGAGATATATAACCTGATAAAAATGCTGGGCGCGGCCTATATTGCCTATTTGGGAGTAACCAGCTTAGTGAATGCCTATAAGCTGCATAGACAAAAGGAGTCCACCTGCACCAACAATAGCAGCAGTCAGGCACCGGACGTGGTTATGCGGGAAAGCGGCTTTACGTTCTACTCTAAAGGTGTATTGACAGGGGTTCTCAATCCTAAGTCAGCACTTTTCTTTCTGGCATTTTTCCCTCAGTTCATACACCCGGGTGGCAATATTGTTATTCAATCGTTGATACTTACCATCCTTTATTCGCTGGTATCGGTAACCTGGTATGGCCTGCTTGTCATCTTCATGGGAAAATTACGCCATTTTTTGGTACGCAGTGAAACGCAAAAGTGGTTAAAGGCAATTACAGGAACCATATTAGTTGGCCTGGGGATCAGAATAGCCCTGCAACGATAG
- a CDS encoding HD-GYP domain-containing protein codes for MSNKFRIKIPEGYFAVMQKVSTKHLHPGMVLARNIFSTDGILLLSADTVLNSTQIERLQHFNLPSVYIRNPLTDQLTDKDMLDTIPEVVREETRVQAVQVVQTAFQNFSANHRLESQPFKDTAEFLMKEVIENPGAMVHLTDIRTCDGYTFGHSVNVCVLSTLTGIQLGYNRFQLKELSLGALLHDAGKMLIPKEILTKAGPLTVSERKSMEQHPTLGFDLLRRQRDIPLVSAHVAFQHHEKFNGTGYTRGLKGVHIHEYARIVAIADVYDAITSDRPYKEGSLPHQAYEVMLSLANTHFDPIILRTFLNQIAIYPVGSIVRLTTGEIAVVTKVIPGLQTRPALKVIFDASGSKLENGPEIDLAQQLTIFIDKVFTAAEVVKISLGNMYFNQSLRQAQ; via the coding sequence TTGTCGAATAAATTTCGCATCAAAATACCGGAAGGATATTTCGCCGTTATGCAAAAAGTTTCCACCAAACATCTACACCCGGGAATGGTGCTTGCCCGCAATATTTTCAGCACCGATGGCATATTGCTGTTAAGTGCCGATACTGTTTTAAACAGTACGCAGATTGAACGTCTCCAGCATTTTAACCTGCCAAGTGTCTATATCAGAAATCCTCTGACAGACCAGTTAACCGACAAGGATATGCTTGACACCATCCCGGAAGTCGTTCGTGAGGAAACGCGGGTGCAGGCCGTTCAGGTTGTCCAGACAGCCTTCCAAAACTTTTCAGCCAACCATAGGCTGGAATCACAGCCCTTTAAAGATACGGCTGAGTTTCTAATGAAGGAAGTTATTGAAAACCCCGGTGCCATGGTTCATCTGACCGATATCCGGACCTGCGACGGGTATACCTTCGGCCACTCTGTCAATGTCTGCGTCCTGTCTACCCTTACCGGTATTCAGTTAGGGTATAACCGGTTTCAGCTCAAGGAGCTGTCCTTAGGCGCTTTGCTCCATGATGCCGGCAAGATGCTTATTCCTAAAGAAATTTTAACCAAAGCCGGGCCACTCACAGTCAGTGAGCGCAAGTCAATGGAACAGCATCCTACCCTTGGCTTTGATCTTCTCCGCCGCCAGAGAGACATTCCCTTAGTTTCCGCCCATGTCGCCTTTCAGCACCATGAAAAATTTAACGGCACAGGTTACACCCGGGGGCTGAAGGGCGTACATATTCACGAATATGCCAGAATTGTCGCCATCGCGGATGTGTATGACGCCATTACCTCCGACCGCCCCTATAAGGAGGGCTCCTTACCGCACCAGGCCTATGAAGTCATGCTGTCGCTTGCCAATACCCATTTTGATCCCATAATCTTACGGACCTTTTTGAATCAGATTGCCATTTATCCGGTAGGCAGTATTGTCAGACTGACCACCGGGGAAATTGCGGTAGTAACAAAAGTTATTCCCGGACTGCAAACCCGGCCGGCGCTAAAGGTTATTTTTGACGCAAGCGGCAGCAAACTGGAAAATGGCCCGGAAATTGATTTAGCCCAGCAGTTGACTATTTTTATCGATAAAGTGTTTACTGCGGCTGAGGTGGTAAAAATATCACTTGGCAACATGTATTTCAACCAGTCTCTCCGCCAGGCTCAATAA
- a CDS encoding CAP domain-containing protein has product MLRKSIRSKFIHSFVAFSLFTTSFGGVFALPAFAESSEATIAEETVKDNSTTNNILAGIAVIGLISVLSNRGDSSDNSSAPKTSTKPSDSTSNSTSSNGTISTSEEAQAFSLLNQDRAANGLTALKSNAQLTKLAEDYAQDMIKRGYFSHYNPEGLSPFQRMNNAGITYKTAGENLAINTSVAAAEKAFMNSSGHRANILNSTYTDVGVGVVRSPGGSVYVVQEFISK; this is encoded by the coding sequence TTGTTAAGAAAGTCCATTAGAAGCAAATTTATACACAGTTTTGTTGCCTTTTCGCTGTTTACCACATCCTTCGGCGGTGTTTTCGCTCTCCCTGCCTTCGCTGAGAGTTCTGAAGCTACGATAGCGGAAGAAACAGTCAAAGATAACTCTACTACCAATAACATACTGGCGGGTATAGCGGTAATTGGCTTGATCAGTGTTCTGAGTAATCGTGGCGATTCCTCTGACAACAGCTCTGCCCCAAAAACATCAACTAAACCTTCTGATTCAACTTCTAACTCCACATCGTCGAATGGTACAATTTCCACTTCTGAAGAAGCACAAGCTTTTAGTCTCTTGAATCAGGACCGTGCGGCCAATGGCTTGACTGCACTCAAATCCAATGCCCAGTTGACCAAACTGGCCGAAGACTATGCTCAGGATATGATTAAACGCGGCTATTTTTCCCATTATAACCCGGAAGGTCTGTCTCCGTTTCAACGAATGAATAACGCGGGTATCACCTACAAAACCGCGGGCGAAAACCTGGCGATTAATACCAGTGTTGCTGCTGCGGAAAAAGCTTTCATGAACAGTTCGGGCCACCGTGCCAATATTCTTAACTCCACTTATACCGATGTAGGTGTTGGTGTAGTACGCAGCCCGGGCGGTTCGGTATATGTCGTACAAGAGTTTATTAGCAAATAA
- a CDS encoding carbon-nitrogen hydrolase family protein, whose amino-acid sequence MSTFTVGICQQGVVPDKQANINKARRMIGEAAAGGSRLVVLPEMFNCPYQSDLFARYAECYPDGPTITMLAECAAEHKIILIGGSIPERDDDGKIYNTCFIFDEDGKLLARHRKTHLFDVNIKGGTVFQESQTLAAGSDVTVVKTSLGTIGVAICYDVRFPELARTMVLKGADILVYPALFGPVTGPAHWELLLRSRAVDNQAFVIGAAPALNAAAEYKAYGHSAIVDPWARIMAMADEAETVIFGTIDLQIVDRVREELPLLKHRRPELYEG is encoded by the coding sequence ATGTCAACCTTTACTGTCGGTATTTGCCAACAGGGTGTTGTGCCTGACAAACAGGCGAATATTAATAAAGCCCGCCGGATGATTGGTGAGGCGGCAGCTGGCGGCAGCCGTCTTGTAGTACTGCCGGAGATGTTTAACTGCCCTTATCAGTCAGATTTGTTTGCCCGGTATGCGGAGTGCTATCCGGACGGACCAACCATTACCATGCTTGCCGAGTGTGCTGCCGAGCACAAAATAATCCTGATTGGCGGCTCTATTCCGGAAAGGGATGACGACGGCAAGATTTATAACACCTGTTTTATCTTTGATGAAGACGGCAAGCTGCTGGCGCGTCACCGTAAAACCCACCTGTTTGATGTGAATATTAAAGGGGGTACTGTGTTTCAGGAATCGCAAACCTTAGCGGCCGGCAGTGATGTGACAGTGGTAAAGACTTCGCTTGGCACCATTGGTGTGGCCATTTGTTATGATGTGCGCTTTCCCGAACTGGCCCGGACGATGGTGCTTAAAGGCGCCGATATCCTGGTTTATCCGGCACTTTTCGGACCGGTAACCGGACCGGCGCATTGGGAGCTATTGCTGCGGTCGCGGGCTGTCGATAATCAGGCCTTTGTCATCGGCGCCGCTCCGGCCCTTAATGCCGCGGCAGAGTATAAGGCCTACGGCCACTCGGCTATTGTTGATCCCTGGGCCAGAATCATGGCAATGGCTGATGAAGCCGAGACCGTAATCTTTGGCACAATTGACCTGCAGATAGTGGACCGGGTGCGGGAAGAACTGCCGCTCTTAAAGCACCGCCGTCCGGAGTTATATGAGGGGTAA
- a CDS encoding amino acid permease: MIALGGIIGSGYFLGSGYVIGKAGPASVLAYLLGGLIVYAVMVCLGELAVARPISGSFISYTRDYISPAWACGVGWCYWLTWVTYVPSEMIAAGIIMNGFFPTVSAMWWAVLFGLAITVINLSRVSLFGELEFWLALIKIAALIMFCGLAIMIFFGALGAGGFLGTSVLLSSGGFAPDGYWVVLLTMVIILVNFQGSEIIGLAAAESQEPAKTIPATVRQVTVRIIALYIIPMLLLVTIFPWDKASLENSVFAAALSSYGLEWAGAIFSFVVLTAAISCSNSGLYGCTRAMYALAQEGMAPAWLGRLNRQGVPQNATALSIGVCWLGVVLYTFDQQQSIYTYLLALSGFTGAIAWISICWSQYNFRKQLSPDEVKALKYKAPLFPYVTQLGIWVQIACLVFVAFTEELRISLYFGVPLLILPIVIYRWSAMRKQQVTDH, translated from the coding sequence ATGATTGCCCTGGGGGGAATTATTGGCAGTGGCTATTTTTTGGGCAGTGGCTATGTGATCGGCAAAGCCGGTCCGGCATCTGTGCTGGCCTATCTGTTAGGCGGCTTAATTGTTTATGCAGTTATGGTATGTTTGGGTGAGCTGGCTGTAGCCCGGCCCATTTCCGGTTCGTTTATCAGTTACACCCGTGACTATATATCACCGGCCTGGGCGTGCGGTGTCGGCTGGTGCTACTGGCTGACCTGGGTAACCTATGTTCCCTCGGAAATGATTGCCGCCGGCATCATTATGAACGGCTTTTTTCCCACTGTAAGCGCTATGTGGTGGGCGGTACTGTTTGGTCTGGCGATAACGGTTATAAATTTGTCCAGGGTCAGTCTGTTTGGCGAATTGGAGTTCTGGCTGGCGCTGATTAAGATTGCTGCACTGATTATGTTTTGTGGTTTAGCTATCATGATTTTCTTCGGTGCACTCGGCGCCGGCGGGTTTCTCGGCACCAGTGTCCTCTTATCCAGCGGCGGTTTTGCCCCTGATGGTTATTGGGTGGTGCTGCTGACAATGGTGATTATTCTGGTCAACTTCCAGGGGTCGGAAATTATCGGTCTGGCGGCTGCCGAAAGCCAGGAACCGGCTAAGACCATTCCGGCTACCGTCAGACAGGTCACTGTGCGGATTATCGCCTTGTACATTATTCCGATGCTGCTTTTGGTAACTATTTTTCCCTGGGATAAAGCCAGTCTGGAAAACAGTGTGTTTGCGGCAGCGTTGAGTTCCTATGGACTGGAGTGGGCGGGGGCTATTTTTTCTTTTGTGGTCCTGACTGCTGCCATTTCCTGTTCTAATTCCGGCCTGTACGGCTGCACCCGCGCCATGTATGCACTGGCACAGGAGGGGATGGCTCCCGCTTGGCTGGGACGGCTGAACCGTCAGGGTGTACCGCAAAATGCGACGGCATTATCTATCGGTGTGTGTTGGCTGGGGGTTGTGTTATACACTTTTGATCAGCAGCAAAGTATCTATACCTATCTGCTGGCACTGTCCGGTTTTACCGGTGCCATTGCCTGGATATCCATCTGCTGGAGTCAGTATAACTTCCGCAAGCAGCTTAGCCCGGATGAAGTGAAGGCACTGAAATATAAAGCACCGCTGTTCCCTTATGTTACCCAGTTGGGCATTTGGGTCCAGATTGCATGTCTGGTTTTTGTTGCGTTTACCGAGGAACTGAGAATTTCTTTGTATTTCGGTGTGCCGCTGCTGATTTTGCCGATTGTCATTTACCGGTGGTCGGCTATGCGCAAGCAGCAGGTTACAGATCATTAG
- a CDS encoding DUF1385 domain-containing protein, with protein MMRGPEFIATAVREPSGNIIVQKERLTSITDRYPILKKPMIRGVVALAESLIYGMKALSFSAQAAGEEEEETLSNKEIAVTMLFSLGLAIVLFVIIPTYAAKYIHSAVTDSRLLNTFEGILRLVIFFLYVWGISLMKDIQRVFQYHGAEHKTIHAYEAGEELTVENIRKYSCLHPRCGTNFLLIVMVVSIVMFAFLGWPDLWLRILSRIVLLPVVAGIAYEIIRFAGRSKAKWVACAITPGLWLQKLTTREPSDDQIEVAIAALQAVRPDQDVEVKTDA; from the coding sequence ATGATGCGTGGTCCGGAGTTTATCGCCACTGCCGTTCGCGAACCGTCCGGCAATATTATTGTTCAGAAAGAGCGGCTGACCTCCATTACCGACCGTTATCCTATTTTGAAGAAACCCATGATTCGCGGTGTGGTGGCTTTGGCGGAATCGTTGATTTATGGCATGAAAGCTTTGTCATTTTCGGCCCAGGCTGCCGGTGAAGAAGAAGAAGAGACCTTGTCCAACAAAGAGATTGCCGTGACCATGTTATTTTCTCTGGGATTAGCCATCGTGCTCTTTGTCATCATTCCCACGTATGCGGCCAAATATATCCATAGTGCTGTAACAGACTCCCGGCTGTTGAATACCTTTGAGGGCATATTGCGCCTGGTTATATTTTTCCTGTATGTTTGGGGAATATCTTTAATGAAAGATATTCAGCGCGTGTTTCAGTATCATGGCGCTGAGCACAAGACCATCCATGCTTATGAAGCCGGCGAGGAGCTGACGGTGGAAAACATCCGGAAGTACAGCTGCCTGCATCCGCGCTGCGGTACAAATTTTTTGCTCATTGTCATGGTGGTAAGTATTGTTATGTTTGCCTTTTTGGGCTGGCCTGATCTCTGGCTCCGGATTTTGTCCCGGATTGTACTCTTGCCGGTGGTGGCAGGCATTGCCTATGAGATTATCCGTTTTGCCGGCAGGAGCAAGGCCAAATGGGTGGCCTGTGCGATTACTCCCGGTCTGTGGCTGCAAAAATTAACTACCCGTGAACCCAGTGACGATCAAATTGAAGTTGCCATCGCGGCTTTACAGGCCGTGCGGCCGGACCAAGATGTAGAGGTGAAAACAGATGCGTGA
- a CDS encoding RNA polymerase sigma factor, translating into MSEEEKLIIARAREGDSAALNALVVSHWPYIYRLALSKTSNPDDAQEIAQDTFLRAFTALPRYKETNAAFKTYLSRIALNLITDYYRRRGHAPPVVDIAEHSAGIIDTGLQPDEAVIHAERRQAVLKLLALLPDEQRKVIEFRIIQGLAVADTARLMEKSGAAVKMLQQRALKKLKELFVENGMEGGKAGAR; encoded by the coding sequence TTGTCTGAGGAAGAAAAACTTATTATTGCCAGGGCCCGGGAAGGTGACAGCGCCGCGCTTAATGCGCTGGTGGTCAGCCATTGGCCTTATATTTACCGTTTGGCCTTAAGCAAGACCAGCAACCCGGATGATGCTCAGGAAATTGCGCAAGACACTTTTCTGCGGGCGTTTACTGCATTGCCGCGCTATAAGGAAACCAATGCCGCCTTTAAGACCTACCTTTCGCGGATTGCGCTGAACCTGATTACCGATTATTATCGCCGTCGCGGGCATGCGCCCCCGGTAGTTGATATTGCCGAACACAGTGCGGGAATTATTGATACCGGCTTGCAGCCGGACGAGGCTGTGATCCATGCCGAACGCCGGCAGGCAGTCCTCAAGCTGCTGGCGCTATTGCCTGATGAGCAGCGAAAGGTAATTGAGTTTAGGATTATTCAGGGGCTGGCAGTAGCCGACACCGCCCGGCTTATGGAAAAAAGCGGCGCTGCCGTCAAAATGCTGCAGCAACGGGCGCTTAAAAAACTTAAAGAGTTATTTGTTGAAAATGGAATGGAAGGAGGTAAAGCAGGTGCAAGATAA